A section of the Oryzias melastigma strain HK-1 linkage group LG14, ASM292280v2, whole genome shotgun sequence genome encodes:
- the supt20 gene encoding transcription factor SPT20 homolog isoform X2 translates to MQQVLEYALDRAEYIVESAQQRPAKRRISSGGKRSLYQKLYELYIDECEKEPELKNLRRNVNLLEKLVSQESVSCLVVNLYPGNEGYSLMLRGKNGSDSETIHLPYEERELLEYLDAEELPPILVDLLEKSQVNIFHCGCVIVEVRDYRQTGNTKIPTYQSRHILLRPTMQTLICDVHAMTSDHHKWTQDDKLQLESQLILATAEPLCLNPSISVTCTANRLLYNKQKMNTHSMKRCFKRHSRAALNRQQELSHLPMPPQLRLYDYIQRRKERKPAPVIDLKISKAGNCVDMWKQNNCQLTVPKEIDVEKYAVVEKSLQLEDSQPTVIWPAEEVIDDYTFECEVGGQAQKTKVSIFQSMGDPMVYGKIYCAKEPKTEDDGTDLKLIHPPFLIGSKMDAERFLNQYKGVYERDVKCQVKMSRNSGNVAQGPHSPSKDEGDGVSPLVQTSVLGKGVKHRPPSGSGSSSSGNPFGSQTSGLLKCPTPPPPAKSQSLTRKHSMELSQVGLLSPASLSPMASSQRSGTPKPSTPTPTNTPCSTPHPSDSLSVTPAQQDSGMLQSQTQPALLTPFAQQQLSISQPLPVMALSTMGTSITTGATSSQVMANPAGLNFINVVSSVCSPQTLMSGSNPMLGTGLNLSGILPHGGLMSTMQSAPQTGSPFGLNSSAGLRPLNLLQIPSGPLFLNSLPQQQLPQFSPQQSQSATSSPQQQGEMSDPGSDQSLGNQQTAVINLGVGGFMSSQAAVLSQLGCGLDGSGSPLPSPRLQQQQQPQIKLQFLQHQMQQHQMAMGAAAPQGGAPQHTASQPRK, encoded by the exons ATG cAACAAGTTTTGGAATATGCATTGGATCGAGCCGAG TATATTGTTGAAAGTGCTCAACAACGACCAGCCAAAAGAAGAATATCATCTGGTGGGAAAAGAAGTTTGTATCAAAAGCTCTATGAGCTTTATATTGATGAATGTGAGAAAGAGCCGGAATTAAAG aatctaaGAAGAAATGTGAATCTACTGGAAAAGTTGGTGTCTCAGGAGTCTGTGTCATGTTTGGTGGTCAACCTGTACCCTGGAAATGAAGGCTATTCGTTAATGCTCAGGGGCAAAAATGGGTCAG actCTGAAACCATCCATTTACCATATGAAGAAAGAGAGCTGCTGGAGTACCTGGATGCTGAAGAGTTGCCCCCAATTTTAGTAGATCTGTTGGAGAAATCACAG GTGAACATCTTCCATTGTGGCTGTGTAATAGTAGAGGTGAGAGACTACAGGCAAACTGGTAATACCAAGATTCCCACCTATCAGAGCCGGCACATTCTGCTGCGACCAACCATGCAG ACTCTAATTTGTGATGTCCATGCCATGACCAGTGATCACCACAAGTGGACACAG gatgACAAACTGCAGCTGGAGAGTCAGTTGATTTTGGCCACAGCTGAACCTCTGTGCCTCAACCCCTCTATTTCTGTTACTTGCACTGCCAACCGCCTGCtctacaacaaacaaaaaatgaacaccCACTCTATGAAAAG GTGCTTCAAGAGACACTCACGAGCTGCACTGAACAGACAGCAGGAGCTGTCCCATCTCCCCATGCCCCCCCAGCTTCGACTCTATGACTACATACAGAGGAGAAAGGAGAGGAAACCTGCTCCAGTCATTGACCTAAAGATCTCGAAAGCTGGAAAT TGTGTAGACATGTGGAAACAGAACAACTGCCAACTAACCGTACCAAAAGAGATTGAC GTGGAAAAGTATGCTGTGGTGGAGAAATCCCTGCAGCTGGAAGACTCTCAGCCCACTGTGATCTGGCCGGCCGAG GAAGTTATAGATGATTATACGTTTGAATGTGAAGTTGGGGGTCAAGCCCAGAAGACGAAGGTGTCCATCTTCCAGTCAATGGGAGACCCGATGGTTTATGGGAAGATTTACTGTGCTAAAGAACCAAAAACGGAGGATGACGGCACAGACCTAAAGCTTATACATCCGCC TTTCCTAATAGGGTCAAAGATGGATGCTGAAAG gTTTCTTAATCAATACAAAGGAGTGTATGAAAGAGATGTAAAATGTCAAGTAAAGATGTCCCGGAACTCAGGCAATGTGGCACAGGGGCCTCACTCCCCCAGCAAAGACGAG GGTGACGGTGTTTCTCCATTAGTCCAGACATCCGTATTGGGAAAAGGGGTGAAACACCGACCCCCTTCCGGATCAGGCAGCAGCTCCTCAG GAAATCCCTTTGGTTCCCAAACCAGTGGTCTACTTAAGTGTCCTACGCCGCCACCTCCAGCCAAAAGCCAGTCTCTGACGAGGAAGCACTCCATGGAGCTGAGCCAGGTGGGCCTGTTGTCGCCCGCCTCCCTCTCTCCAATGGCGTCCTCTCAGA GATCTGGGACCCCCAAGCCATCAACCCCAACTCCGACCAACACGCCCTGCTCGACCCCGCACCCCAGCGACTCCCTCTCAGTGACCCCCGCCCAGCAGGATTCTGGGATGCTCCAGAGCCAGACGCAGCCCGCCCTCCTCACGCCGTTCGCGCAGCAGCAGCTTTCCATAAGCCAACCCCTCCCCGTCATGGCCCTGTCCACCATGGGCACGTCCATCACCACCGGAGCCACCTCGTCTCAGGTCATGGCCAACCCAGCCGGACTCAATTTTATCAACGTGGTCAGCTCGGTCTG CAGTCCTCAGACCTTGATGAGTGGATCCAACCCCATGCTGGGTACAGGACTTAACCTAAGTGGAATCTTACCACATGGAGGGCTGATGTCCACCATGCAGTCTGCACCTCAGACCG GGAGTCCGTTTGGTCTGAATAGCAGTGCTGGTTTGAGACCACTGAACCTTTTACAG ATCCCCTCTGGTCCTCTCTTCCTAAACTCTCtgccgcagcagcagctgccCCAGTTCTCACCTCAGCAGAGTCAGTCTGCCACTTCCAGTCCTCAACAGCAGGGGGAGATG agtgATCCCGGGTCGGATCAGAGTTTAGGAAATCAGCAAACGGCCGTCATCAACTTGGGAGTGGGAGGCTTCATGTCCTCACAAGCAGCAG TGCTGTCCCAGTTGGGCTGTGGGCTGGACGGGTCTGGGTCCCCGCTGCCTTCCCCAAGgcttcagcagcagcaacagcctCAGATCAAA TTGCAATTCTTGCAGCACCAAATGCAGCAGCATCAAATGGCTATGGGGGCAGCAGCTCCGCAGGGGGGAGCGCCGCAACATACCGCCAGCCAGCCAAGAA AGTGA
- the supt20 gene encoding transcription factor SPT20 homolog isoform X1, with protein sequence MQQVLEYALDRAEYIVESAQQRPAKRRISSGGKRSLYQKLYELYIDECEKEPELKNLRRNVNLLEKLVSQESVSCLVVNLYPGNEGYSLMLRGKNGSDSETIHLPYEERELLEYLDAEELPPILVDLLEKSQVNIFHCGCVIVEVRDYRQTGNTKIPTYQSRHILLRPTMQTLICDVHAMTSDHHKWTQDDKLQLESQLILATAEPLCLNPSISVTCTANRLLYNKQKMNTHSMKRCFKRHSRAALNRQQELSHLPMPPQLRLYDYIQRRKERKPAPVIDLKISKAGNCVDMWKQNNCQLTVPKEIDVEKYAVVEKSLQLEDSQPTVIWPAEEVIDDYTFECEVGGQAQKTKVSIFQSMGDPMVYGKIYCAKEPKTEDDGTDLKLIHPPFLIGSKMDAERFLNQYKGVYERDVKCQVKMSRNSGNVAQGPHSPSKDEGDGVSPLVQTSVLGKGVKHRPPSGSGSSSSGNPFGSQTSGLLKCPTPPPPAKSQSLTRKHSMELSQVGLLSPASLSPMASSQRSGTPKPSTPTPTNTPCSTPHPSDSLSVTPAQQDSGMLQSQTQPALLTPFAQQQLSISQPLPVMALSTMGTSITTGATSSQVMANPAGLNFINVVSSVCSPQTLMSGSNPMLGTGLNLSGILPHGGLMSTMQSAPQTGSPFGLNSSAGLRPLNLLQIPSGPLFLNSLPQQQLPQFSPQQSQSATSSPQQQGEMSDPGSDQSLGNQQTAVINLGVGGFMSSQAAVLSQLGCGLDGSGSPLPSPRLQQQQQPQIKLQFLQHQMQQHQMAMGAAAPQGGAPQHTASQPRSKRKRSTPQPLPKS encoded by the exons ATG cAACAAGTTTTGGAATATGCATTGGATCGAGCCGAG TATATTGTTGAAAGTGCTCAACAACGACCAGCCAAAAGAAGAATATCATCTGGTGGGAAAAGAAGTTTGTATCAAAAGCTCTATGAGCTTTATATTGATGAATGTGAGAAAGAGCCGGAATTAAAG aatctaaGAAGAAATGTGAATCTACTGGAAAAGTTGGTGTCTCAGGAGTCTGTGTCATGTTTGGTGGTCAACCTGTACCCTGGAAATGAAGGCTATTCGTTAATGCTCAGGGGCAAAAATGGGTCAG actCTGAAACCATCCATTTACCATATGAAGAAAGAGAGCTGCTGGAGTACCTGGATGCTGAAGAGTTGCCCCCAATTTTAGTAGATCTGTTGGAGAAATCACAG GTGAACATCTTCCATTGTGGCTGTGTAATAGTAGAGGTGAGAGACTACAGGCAAACTGGTAATACCAAGATTCCCACCTATCAGAGCCGGCACATTCTGCTGCGACCAACCATGCAG ACTCTAATTTGTGATGTCCATGCCATGACCAGTGATCACCACAAGTGGACACAG gatgACAAACTGCAGCTGGAGAGTCAGTTGATTTTGGCCACAGCTGAACCTCTGTGCCTCAACCCCTCTATTTCTGTTACTTGCACTGCCAACCGCCTGCtctacaacaaacaaaaaatgaacaccCACTCTATGAAAAG GTGCTTCAAGAGACACTCACGAGCTGCACTGAACAGACAGCAGGAGCTGTCCCATCTCCCCATGCCCCCCCAGCTTCGACTCTATGACTACATACAGAGGAGAAAGGAGAGGAAACCTGCTCCAGTCATTGACCTAAAGATCTCGAAAGCTGGAAAT TGTGTAGACATGTGGAAACAGAACAACTGCCAACTAACCGTACCAAAAGAGATTGAC GTGGAAAAGTATGCTGTGGTGGAGAAATCCCTGCAGCTGGAAGACTCTCAGCCCACTGTGATCTGGCCGGCCGAG GAAGTTATAGATGATTATACGTTTGAATGTGAAGTTGGGGGTCAAGCCCAGAAGACGAAGGTGTCCATCTTCCAGTCAATGGGAGACCCGATGGTTTATGGGAAGATTTACTGTGCTAAAGAACCAAAAACGGAGGATGACGGCACAGACCTAAAGCTTATACATCCGCC TTTCCTAATAGGGTCAAAGATGGATGCTGAAAG gTTTCTTAATCAATACAAAGGAGTGTATGAAAGAGATGTAAAATGTCAAGTAAAGATGTCCCGGAACTCAGGCAATGTGGCACAGGGGCCTCACTCCCCCAGCAAAGACGAG GGTGACGGTGTTTCTCCATTAGTCCAGACATCCGTATTGGGAAAAGGGGTGAAACACCGACCCCCTTCCGGATCAGGCAGCAGCTCCTCAG GAAATCCCTTTGGTTCCCAAACCAGTGGTCTACTTAAGTGTCCTACGCCGCCACCTCCAGCCAAAAGCCAGTCTCTGACGAGGAAGCACTCCATGGAGCTGAGCCAGGTGGGCCTGTTGTCGCCCGCCTCCCTCTCTCCAATGGCGTCCTCTCAGA GATCTGGGACCCCCAAGCCATCAACCCCAACTCCGACCAACACGCCCTGCTCGACCCCGCACCCCAGCGACTCCCTCTCAGTGACCCCCGCCCAGCAGGATTCTGGGATGCTCCAGAGCCAGACGCAGCCCGCCCTCCTCACGCCGTTCGCGCAGCAGCAGCTTTCCATAAGCCAACCCCTCCCCGTCATGGCCCTGTCCACCATGGGCACGTCCATCACCACCGGAGCCACCTCGTCTCAGGTCATGGCCAACCCAGCCGGACTCAATTTTATCAACGTGGTCAGCTCGGTCTG CAGTCCTCAGACCTTGATGAGTGGATCCAACCCCATGCTGGGTACAGGACTTAACCTAAGTGGAATCTTACCACATGGAGGGCTGATGTCCACCATGCAGTCTGCACCTCAGACCG GGAGTCCGTTTGGTCTGAATAGCAGTGCTGGTTTGAGACCACTGAACCTTTTACAG ATCCCCTCTGGTCCTCTCTTCCTAAACTCTCtgccgcagcagcagctgccCCAGTTCTCACCTCAGCAGAGTCAGTCTGCCACTTCCAGTCCTCAACAGCAGGGGGAGATG agtgATCCCGGGTCGGATCAGAGTTTAGGAAATCAGCAAACGGCCGTCATCAACTTGGGAGTGGGAGGCTTCATGTCCTCACAAGCAGCAG TGCTGTCCCAGTTGGGCTGTGGGCTGGACGGGTCTGGGTCCCCGCTGCCTTCCCCAAGgcttcagcagcagcaacagcctCAGATCAAA TTGCAATTCTTGCAGCACCAAATGCAGCAGCATCAAATGGCTATGGGGGCAGCAGCTCCGCAGGGGGGAGCGCCGCAACATACCGCCAGCCAGCCAAGAAGTAAGAGGAAGAGAAGCACGCCACAACCCCTGCCCAAGTCGTGA
- the supt20 gene encoding transcription factor SPT20 homolog isoform X3: protein MQQVLEYALDRAEYIVESAQQRPAKRRISSGGKRSLYQKLYELYIDECEKEPELKNLRRNVNLLEKLVSQESVSCLVVNLYPGNEGYSLMLRGKNGSDSETIHLPYEERELLEYLDAEELPPILVDLLEKSQVNIFHCGCVIVEVRDYRQTGNTKIPTYQSRHILLRPTMQTLICDVHAMTSDHHKWTQDDKLQLESQLILATAEPLCLNPSISVTCTANRLLYNKQKMNTHSMKRCFKRHSRAALNRQQELSHLPMPPQLRLYDYIQRRKERKPAPVIDLKISKAGNCVDMWKQNNCQLTVPKEIDVEKYAVVEKSLQLEDSQPTVIWPAEEVIDDYTFECEVGGQAQKTKVSIFQSMGDPMVYGKIYCAKEPKTEDDGTDLKLIHPPFLIGSKMDAERFLNQYKGVYERDVKCQVKMSRNSGNVAQGPHSPSKDEGDGVSPLVQTSVLGKGVKHRPPSGSGSSSSGNPFGSQTSGLLKCPTPPPPAKSQSLTRKHSMELSQVGLLSPASLSPMASSQRSGTPKPSTPTPTNTPCSTPHPSDSLSVTPAQQDSGMLQSQTQPALLTPFAQQQLSISQPLPVMALSTMGTSITTGATSSQVMANPAGLNFINVVSSVCSPQTLMSGSNPMLGTGLNLSGILPHGGLMSTMQSAPQTGSPFGLNSSAGLRPLNLLQIPSGPLFLNSLPQQQLPQFSPQQSQSATSSPQQQGEMSDPGSDQSLGNQQTAVINLGVGGFMSSQAAVAILAAPNAAASNGYGGSSSAGGSAATYRQPAKKVKTADERKYK from the exons ATG cAACAAGTTTTGGAATATGCATTGGATCGAGCCGAG TATATTGTTGAAAGTGCTCAACAACGACCAGCCAAAAGAAGAATATCATCTGGTGGGAAAAGAAGTTTGTATCAAAAGCTCTATGAGCTTTATATTGATGAATGTGAGAAAGAGCCGGAATTAAAG aatctaaGAAGAAATGTGAATCTACTGGAAAAGTTGGTGTCTCAGGAGTCTGTGTCATGTTTGGTGGTCAACCTGTACCCTGGAAATGAAGGCTATTCGTTAATGCTCAGGGGCAAAAATGGGTCAG actCTGAAACCATCCATTTACCATATGAAGAAAGAGAGCTGCTGGAGTACCTGGATGCTGAAGAGTTGCCCCCAATTTTAGTAGATCTGTTGGAGAAATCACAG GTGAACATCTTCCATTGTGGCTGTGTAATAGTAGAGGTGAGAGACTACAGGCAAACTGGTAATACCAAGATTCCCACCTATCAGAGCCGGCACATTCTGCTGCGACCAACCATGCAG ACTCTAATTTGTGATGTCCATGCCATGACCAGTGATCACCACAAGTGGACACAG gatgACAAACTGCAGCTGGAGAGTCAGTTGATTTTGGCCACAGCTGAACCTCTGTGCCTCAACCCCTCTATTTCTGTTACTTGCACTGCCAACCGCCTGCtctacaacaaacaaaaaatgaacaccCACTCTATGAAAAG GTGCTTCAAGAGACACTCACGAGCTGCACTGAACAGACAGCAGGAGCTGTCCCATCTCCCCATGCCCCCCCAGCTTCGACTCTATGACTACATACAGAGGAGAAAGGAGAGGAAACCTGCTCCAGTCATTGACCTAAAGATCTCGAAAGCTGGAAAT TGTGTAGACATGTGGAAACAGAACAACTGCCAACTAACCGTACCAAAAGAGATTGAC GTGGAAAAGTATGCTGTGGTGGAGAAATCCCTGCAGCTGGAAGACTCTCAGCCCACTGTGATCTGGCCGGCCGAG GAAGTTATAGATGATTATACGTTTGAATGTGAAGTTGGGGGTCAAGCCCAGAAGACGAAGGTGTCCATCTTCCAGTCAATGGGAGACCCGATGGTTTATGGGAAGATTTACTGTGCTAAAGAACCAAAAACGGAGGATGACGGCACAGACCTAAAGCTTATACATCCGCC TTTCCTAATAGGGTCAAAGATGGATGCTGAAAG gTTTCTTAATCAATACAAAGGAGTGTATGAAAGAGATGTAAAATGTCAAGTAAAGATGTCCCGGAACTCAGGCAATGTGGCACAGGGGCCTCACTCCCCCAGCAAAGACGAG GGTGACGGTGTTTCTCCATTAGTCCAGACATCCGTATTGGGAAAAGGGGTGAAACACCGACCCCCTTCCGGATCAGGCAGCAGCTCCTCAG GAAATCCCTTTGGTTCCCAAACCAGTGGTCTACTTAAGTGTCCTACGCCGCCACCTCCAGCCAAAAGCCAGTCTCTGACGAGGAAGCACTCCATGGAGCTGAGCCAGGTGGGCCTGTTGTCGCCCGCCTCCCTCTCTCCAATGGCGTCCTCTCAGA GATCTGGGACCCCCAAGCCATCAACCCCAACTCCGACCAACACGCCCTGCTCGACCCCGCACCCCAGCGACTCCCTCTCAGTGACCCCCGCCCAGCAGGATTCTGGGATGCTCCAGAGCCAGACGCAGCCCGCCCTCCTCACGCCGTTCGCGCAGCAGCAGCTTTCCATAAGCCAACCCCTCCCCGTCATGGCCCTGTCCACCATGGGCACGTCCATCACCACCGGAGCCACCTCGTCTCAGGTCATGGCCAACCCAGCCGGACTCAATTTTATCAACGTGGTCAGCTCGGTCTG CAGTCCTCAGACCTTGATGAGTGGATCCAACCCCATGCTGGGTACAGGACTTAACCTAAGTGGAATCTTACCACATGGAGGGCTGATGTCCACCATGCAGTCTGCACCTCAGACCG GGAGTCCGTTTGGTCTGAATAGCAGTGCTGGTTTGAGACCACTGAACCTTTTACAG ATCCCCTCTGGTCCTCTCTTCCTAAACTCTCtgccgcagcagcagctgccCCAGTTCTCACCTCAGCAGAGTCAGTCTGCCACTTCCAGTCCTCAACAGCAGGGGGAGATG agtgATCCCGGGTCGGATCAGAGTTTAGGAAATCAGCAAACGGCCGTCATCAACTTGGGAGTGGGAGGCTTCATGTCCTCACAAGCAGCAG TTGCAATTCTTGCAGCACCAAATGCAGCAGCATCAAATGGCTATGGGGGCAGCAGCTCCGCAGGGGGGAGCGCCGCAACATACCGCCAGCCAGCCAAGAA AGTGAAGAcagcagatgaaagaaaatataaatag